In Candidatus Cohnella colombiensis, one DNA window encodes the following:
- a CDS encoding ABC transporter permease, producing MTNRLMSFTFKYGALIFIGLVILFFSFQSPYFFTYSNLTDILRSISIVTFVAIGVTISLMVDGFDLSVGSTVSLSTVLTATMMVWYEMPLIVVIIVPIAVGAIIGLVNALLIVKIRIPDLLATLAVMYIVSGIHKTYTKGYSIYNNMPLSDGTTAPGKILKDFLWIGQGKLLGVPFSVILMLLAVLVMHLFFKYTRWGRQMIMTGGNEEAARLSGLRVKRVRTLAYVLSGVFAAVGGILFAARIGSGQIDAGAPMLMESVAAVFVGYSVLAAGRPNIIGTFFGAVLMGVMVNGLTMMNVQYYTTDIIKGAVLVLALAVTFIHLNRKKRS from the coding sequence GTGACGAACCGACTCATGTCATTCACCTTCAAATATGGAGCGCTTATTTTTATTGGACTCGTAATCCTATTTTTTTCTTTCCAAAGTCCCTACTTTTTCACGTATAGCAATTTGACGGACATCTTACGGTCGATCTCCATTGTCACATTTGTCGCAATAGGGGTTACAATTTCATTAATGGTCGACGGATTCGATCTATCAGTCGGGTCTACTGTATCTTTATCTACGGTATTGACTGCAACGATGATGGTTTGGTACGAAATGCCTTTAATCGTTGTCATTATTGTTCCGATTGCAGTTGGAGCGATAATAGGTTTAGTTAATGCTTTGCTCATTGTGAAAATAAGAATACCGGATCTTTTGGCGACGCTAGCGGTCATGTACATCGTCAGTGGGATTCATAAAACTTATACAAAGGGCTATTCCATCTACAACAACATGCCACTAAGCGATGGCACAACGGCTCCTGGGAAAATACTCAAGGACTTTCTGTGGATTGGTCAGGGCAAGCTACTCGGTGTTCCCTTCTCTGTTATTCTCATGCTGCTCGCTGTTCTCGTGATGCATCTGTTTTTCAAGTATACTCGCTGGGGACGGCAAATGATTATGACGGGAGGCAACGAAGAGGCTGCGCGTTTATCTGGACTTCGCGTTAAGCGTGTGCGGACGTTGGCCTATGTTCTGTCGGGAGTCTTTGCTGCAGTGGGTGGTATCTTGTTCGCTGCTCGTATTGGATCAGGACAAATTGATGCAGGTGCACCTATGCTTATGGAATCAGTCGCGGCAGTGTTTGTGGGCTATTCCGTGTTGGCTGCAGGACGTCCGAATATTATTGGTACATTTTTCGGTGCTGTGTTAATGGGAGTTATGGTGAATGGATTGACGATGATGAATGTGCAATATTATACGACAGACATCATCAAAGGGGCTGTGCTAGTTTTGGCATTGGCGGTTACTTTCATTCATTTGAATCGCAAGAAGCGATCATAA
- a CDS encoding HU family DNA-binding protein — MNKTELIAKVAELADLSKKDASQAVDAVFDVISEALQAGDKVQLVGFGNFEVRERNARKGRNPQTGEEIEIPAGKVPAFKPGKALKDGIK, encoded by the coding sequence ATGAACAAAACCGAGTTAATCGCGAAAGTAGCCGAGCTGGCTGACCTGTCTAAGAAAGACGCGTCACAAGCAGTTGATGCCGTATTTGACGTCATCTCTGAAGCACTGCAAGCTGGTGATAAAGTACAGCTCGTTGGATTTGGTAACTTTGAAGTTCGTGAGCGCAATGCTCGTAAGGGACGTAATCCGCAAACCGGTGAGGAGATTGAAATTCCAGCTGGAAAAGTCCCTGCATTCAAGCCAGGTAAAGCACTTAAAGATGGCATAAAGTAA
- the mtrB gene encoding trp RNA-binding attenuation protein MtrB, with protein MTSRDDQDFFVVKAKDNGVQVIGLTRGQDTRFHHTEKLDQGEVLIAQFTDHTSAVKIRGRATIVTKHGIVESGD; from the coding sequence GTGACGAGTAGAGATGATCAAGATTTTTTTGTCGTGAAGGCCAAGGATAATGGTGTACAGGTCATTGGTTTAACGCGTGGACAGGATACAAGATTCCACCATACCGAGAAGCTCGATCAAGGTGAGGTACTGATTGCTCAATTCACAGATCACACTTCAGCGGTGAAGATTCGCGGTAGAGCAACGATTGTTACGAAGCACGGGATCGTGGAATCGGGCGATTAA
- a CDS encoding heptaprenyl diphosphate synthase component 1, with protein MTWARITQLAGNYMSHEMIKLHTDLPDFPYGRISLLYTMLNHHPAAAVHKELYSVVTSLVQLGLDTHESVGNNASVPKGEFRAMRSQQLKVLAGDYFSSRFYQLLSQAGQLDLVRLLSEAVSEINQTKMIFYTKMKQMKLTAEEYLHMGTSMKSGLFLSFTSCMNSVYERIWPEMVDRFSRCEVLLEELHKVKESTSLLGSWGVWFIAQEGSEDDRLRLAGNHEDESLLKSLFNKYEVTSKLSGLLRHSVGQLQALIQRLQSDKLQRELHTLIEPFLQASSSQPATALKELG; from the coding sequence ATGACTTGGGCTCGAATAACCCAACTGGCAGGCAATTACATGAGCCATGAGATGATAAAATTGCATACGGACTTGCCTGATTTCCCATATGGCAGGATCTCATTGCTTTATACAATGTTAAATCATCATCCAGCGGCTGCAGTCCATAAGGAACTGTATTCCGTTGTTACCTCATTGGTACAGCTAGGATTAGACACACATGAGAGTGTAGGTAATAATGCATCCGTTCCGAAGGGTGAATTCCGGGCAATGCGGTCACAGCAGCTTAAAGTGCTGGCGGGTGACTATTTCAGCAGTCGCTTCTATCAATTGTTATCACAAGCAGGTCAACTTGATCTTGTTCGTTTGCTTAGCGAGGCTGTAAGTGAAATTAATCAAACGAAGATGATTTTCTATACAAAGATGAAGCAGATGAAGCTGACAGCTGAGGAATATTTGCATATGGGTACGTCGATGAAGTCGGGACTGTTTCTGTCATTCACTAGCTGTATGAACAGTGTGTATGAGCGGATCTGGCCGGAGATGGTCGACCGGTTCAGCCGTTGTGAAGTGTTGCTTGAAGAGCTTCATAAGGTGAAGGAATCAACTTCTCTACTTGGTAGCTGGGGTGTATGGTTCATTGCTCAAGAAGGCTCTGAGGATGATCGTTTGCGTTTAGCGGGCAATCATGAGGACGAAAGCTTATTGAAATCATTGTTTAATAAATACGAAGTCACAAGTAAGTTGTCCGGATTGCTTCGTCATTCTGTAGGGCAACTACAAGCGCTCATCCAGCGCTTACAATCGGATAAGCTTCAAAGAGAGCTTCATACACTCATTGAACCTTTCCTGCAAGCATCTAGTTCACAGCCTGCAACTGCACTAAAGGAGTTGGGTTAA
- a CDS encoding demethylmenaquinone methyltransferase, translating into MSEVNSSQKDVHAVFENIAPKYDMMNDVLSFRRHKAWRRFTMRKMNIQPGQTALDLCCGTCDWTIALAKASVDGKITGLDFSGNMLEIGQAKVDKQGRSKQIELVQGNAMELPFEDNTFDYVTIGFGLRNVPNYAQVLREMRRVVKPGGLVVCLELSKPTWQPFKAIYYFYFEKLLPLVAKLLVKKYEQYSWLPESLTTFPDLQALAEMFREAGMRNVKAYPLTGGVAALHMGTKGNDGA; encoded by the coding sequence ATGTCAGAAGTAAATTCGAGTCAGAAAGATGTGCATGCGGTATTTGAGAATATCGCTCCGAAATACGATATGATGAACGACGTACTTAGCTTTAGAAGACATAAAGCTTGGCGTCGTTTCACTATGCGCAAAATGAATATTCAGCCGGGACAAACTGCGCTTGATCTATGTTGTGGCACTTGTGATTGGACGATTGCTCTAGCGAAAGCTAGTGTAGATGGGAAGATTACCGGACTCGACTTCAGTGGCAACATGCTTGAAATCGGACAAGCTAAAGTTGACAAGCAGGGTCGATCAAAGCAAATCGAGCTTGTGCAAGGCAATGCGATGGAACTACCATTCGAAGACAACACGTTTGATTATGTGACCATTGGATTCGGCTTGCGCAACGTACCCAATTATGCTCAAGTTCTTCGTGAGATGCGACGTGTAGTGAAGCCAGGAGGACTAGTCGTCTGCTTGGAGCTGTCGAAGCCAACGTGGCAGCCTTTTAAGGCGATCTATTATTTTTACTTTGAAAAGCTGCTTCCATTAGTAGCAAAGTTGTTAGTGAAGAAATATGAACAATATAGCTGGTTACCAGAATCACTTACGACGTTTCCAGATTTACAGGCGCTCGCAGAGATGTTCCGAGAAGCGGGTATGCGAAATGTGAAGGCATATCCATTAACTGGGGGCGTAGCCGCGCTGCATATGGGCACGAAGGGGAATGACGGGGCATGA